Below is a window of Mycolicibacterium rhodesiae NBB3 DNA.
GCCGTCCACCGGCGGGCTCGCCCACCAAGGTCGCTCAGATCCTGGCGCCGCAGGGCACCCGCGCGAATCCGGTCTTCGACTTCGTCGCGCCGAAGGTGGCGGGCTTGCCGCTGTCCGGTGCCCTGGGCGCGATGTATTTCCCGGGCATCAAATCCCTTGTACAGGGCGATATTCCGTTCCTCGACGCAGAGGTTCCCGCGGCCAATGGCGTCGTGACGGCACGGGGCCTGGCCAGAATGTACGCCGCGATCGCCAACGGCGGCAGTATCGACGGCGTCGAACTGCTCTCGGCGGAGCTGACCCAGGGACTGACCGGAAAAACGAAACCGTGGCCCGATCTGAACATGGTGGTGCCGATGCCGTTCCACCTCGGCTACCACGAGTCGCCGATTCCGGGAATGCTCAAGGGGTTTGGTCATATCGGCCTCGGCGGGACACTCGGCTGGGCTGACCCGGCGACCGGCAGCGCATTCGCGTTCGTCCACGATCGGCTGCTCACCCCGATGCTCTTCGACATGGGCTCGTTCGCCGGCATCGCTCGGCCGCTTCGCAACGCCATCACCGCCGCCCGGCATGCCGGTCCGGTTGTCGTACCGAAATACGGTGCGCGCTACCGTGAATCGGTCACCGCTCAGAAGGTCGCGGGCCGCCGTTAGGCCGTGGAGACGATGCCGCGGGCCTGCGGCAGCGGCAGATCGTTGTATGTCGCGATGCCCGGCGCTGCAGCCACGACGGCCGGAATGGCGTGGATCGGCGGCATCGCCGTCATGATGTGGCCCAGCACGAAAAAGTCCTCGAGCGTCTTCGCGTTCTCGATCATGTCCTGCGGCGGCAGGAAACCGACGGACATGTTGACCGTCGGCCGGCCGTCGATGGTGATCTTCCAGCCGTCGCCGTCGATCTGCCAGTCGGGGTCAAGCGTCTGACCCTTCTTCCATCGGACGTTGATGTCGATCACGGTCTTGCCGTTGACGATTCCCTGCCAGCTCGCGTACACACCCGCAACGTGGCCGGCGTGGATGGTCCACGACGCCATCGGGAGATCCTCGGTGGTCTGGGCGTACTCGGACACACACTTGATCTCGTCCAGTTCGACGCCGATCGCATCGGCGACCAGTTGCACCGCTTCGGCGAACACCGCCGTCCCCTTCTCGGCCATCGGCGGCAGGTCCGGATCATCGATGTGCTTGTCGAAGCCGACGGGGCGTTCGGTGTCCGGAGAGTCATAGAGCGTGGTGTCGGCGGACTCGGCGATGGTGATCTTGTCGATCCGGTCGCAGGAGGTGGCCGCCACGATGGCCAACAACTCAGCGAAGCCGGGGCTGACGCCCGACCCGAACAGCGTCGATCCGCCGCGCTGGCAGGCCTCTTCGAGTTTCGCCCTGCCGTCGCCCAGGTTGTGCCCGGTGATGAACGATGCCGACGCCACGACGTTCACACCCGCTTCCAGGATGCGGACCAGCTCGTCGACGTCGATCCACATCGGGTTGTAGACGACGGCGTCGGGTTTGAGGGCGAGCAGCTCATCCACATCGTTGGTGGCCTTCACACCCAGCGGTCCGATGCCCGCCAACTCACCGGCGTCTGAGCCGGCCTTGTCCTTCGACCATGCGTAGAGGCCGACCAGTTCGTAGTTCGGGTTCTTGGCGATCGCCTCGACCGAGCTCTTTCCGACATTTCCGGTCGTCCACTGGACGACCCGGTAAGGGGTGTTTGGCACGCGCTCAGCATAGGGAACCGCGGCGCGCCGCGGAAGGCTTTTTTACCGCGCGGTGAAAAATCGCCTAGGGTGACGGTGGTGAGCGGCCGAACGAGAGGGCGTCCACCGCGAATCAGCCGGGAGCAGATCGTCGCCGCGGCACGCAGCGTCGCGACCAGCGACCTGACCATGCAGGCGGTGGCCGACGCGCTCGGGGTGAGCCGCAAGGCGTTGCACTACTACGTCGGCGACCGTGCGGGTCTGCTGACGTTGATGGTGCTCGACCAGTTCGAGCGCGAACTCGCCCCCGTCGAGCTGCCCACCGACGACTGGCAGGCGACACTGCGGGCATACGCGGTGGCCTACCGCGTCGGGCTGATCCGCGTCGGCATCGGTGATCACGCCACCGACTTCACCCAGTTGCGCGGCCTCAGCACGTCGGCGGCACTTGCGCTGGCCGACCGCGTGCTCGAAGCGCTGCTAGCGGCCGGACTCGACCCCGACAGCGCGCGGCACGGTCTCACGGCCGCCTCGAACATCGCGCAATCGGCTGCGCAGACCGTCGTGGCACAGACCGCGTCCGGCGCACACCGTCACCGCGCGGAAACCACGCAGGCGCTGGCGCGTGAACCACGGGACACCTACCCGGCCCTGCGGCGGGTACTCGCGTCGGCTCAGCCGTCCGAACGCGACGCCGAAACCCAGTTCGAATTCGAACTCGACGCCGTGGTCGCCTGGCTGGATCAGATCCTCACAGCGGGGTGAGTGCGGCCTTCCCGGTGCGCTGCTGGCCGCCACCGTCGATCCAGACCAGATCGATGACGTCGCCGGGATAGTGGCGGTCGAGCACGTAGGTCAGCTCGGTGGCCGAATTCACGGGCGTGCCGTCGAGCACGGTGAGGATGTCGCCACCCACCAGTCCGGCCTGTTCGGCGGGCCCGCCTCGTAGGACGTCCGCGACGAGCACGCCCGGCCGGTCGGACGGGGCGGTGCGCACACCGACACCGAGTAGAACGGGAGGTCCGATGTGCACCGTGCCGGTGGGGGCGCCCGCGCGGATCTGATTCGCGGTGGCCATCGCATCATTGATCGGGATCGCAAAACCCTTGCCGCCCGGGCCCATTCGGAAGTTGACCGACGCCGCAGTCGTGACTCCGACGACCTGACCCGCACTGTTCACCACAGGACCCCCGGAGTCCCCGGCGATCACAGGTGCAGCGAACTCGATTAGGCCGGTGATCTCGTCGGAACTGCCGGTGAGTGAGTCCTCGGCGGTGACTGTGCGGCCGAAAGCCGTGATGGTGCCGACCTCCTGGGTCAGTGGCGCGTCGCTGCCCTGCGCGTTACCCAGCGCGACGACCGGCTCACCCTCCACCAGGGCCGCGGAGTTGCCGATCGGCGCGGCGGGTAGCCCGCTGGCACCCAGCAGCTGTAGCACGGCGATGTCGCGGCGGCGGTCATAGCCGACGAGCTGGGCGGGAAACGACCGGCCTGCCACGCTCGCGGTGATGCGGTCGGCACCCGAGACCACGTGGAAGTTGGTCAACACCTGGCCGCCGGGATCAAGCACGATTCCGGTGCCGTTGCCGACGGCATTCTGATAGTGGATCTCGGTGTCGATGCGTGCCACCGCGGGCTCGACCTGACTCGCTGCGATGACCGGGTCCACGGGCTGGGCCGTCGACGTTGCCGGATTCACCGGCGCCACCAGCGCCAGAATCGCGACAAGTGCGGTCAATAGCGCCGCAAGCGAGCGGCGCACCTGGAATATGCGCATCAGTCCATTTTGCCCGATGTCTGAGGTTCTAATCCTCGACCGCGACGCTCCCGCGCGATCGCCTACGGCGACGGCGGGTCGGCGCGACCTTCTCGGATGTGCCGCTATCAGGTGATTTGCCGTTCTTCTCGGTGGTCTCTTCGGCGGTCGAGTCGGGCTCCTGCGCCGTCGGCTCCACCTCCGTGGACTCAGTCGTGACCTCGGCAGGCTCGTCCGCGGGCGCGTCGTCGTCGGCCGTCTCCGCGGCGGCATCCGCCGAGGACCCTTCGTCCTCGGCGTCTGCGTCCTCGGTCTCCGTGACGTCCCCATCGCCCTTGTTGCGGCGGCCGCGGCGCTGTTTCGGCGTCTTGGGCTTCAGCGGTTTCGGCGGAGGCGGCGGCAGCTCGGCGATGTCGGCCAAGTAGAACGCGAAGATGCCCAGCAGCGCGATGGCTGCCGCGGCGCCGTAGAGGCCGAACAGCCACTGCCCCGCGTCGTCCAGCGAGAGCCAGATCTCGGCGATCGCCGCGCCGATGATCAGGACCCCGGCGAGGACGTGCAGCACGATCGACCCAGTCCGCAGCCGTAGCGCCAGAAGCGGTGTGCGGAACTCCGGCCTGCGGGTGCGCAACAACGTGAAAACCACGGGCAGGGCGGCCAGGGCGATCAGGGCGCCCGTGACAATGCGCAGCACCGTGCCGAGGGTGTGCGACGTCACGCCCATCAATTCCCACCAGCGCGGCAGGACGAAGGCGAAATAGAGGGCCGCGGCTACGCAACAGAACGACGCGTGCCACAAGACCGCGACCCAGCGCCGCATACTCCTCCTCGAGGTTGTTGGCCCGAGGTGCGACCAGGCTATTCGCTATCAGTCGCACCCCGGTCCGAGTGCGGAGGATAGGGGATTTGAACCCCTGAGGGCTATTAACCCAACCCGCGTTCCAGGCGAGCGCCATAGGCCACTAGGCGAATCCTCCGCCGGTCATGGTAGCCGACCACCCTGATGCGCCCGTCGAGTCACATGTGTACCGGGTATTAGACTGCCTGCTGGACCCCGCGCGGCGTCCATCCTGTGAACTCCCCCAGGGCCGGAAGGCAGCAAGGGTCAATGGGCTCTGGCGGGTGCGCGGGGTCCCCCTTGTTTTCCGGCGTTCCCCAGTGAAAGGCGCCCTGTGTCGTTTCAGTCGCTCGGTCTGCAGGAGCTCCGCGCACAGCACGAATTGCAGAAGAGCAATTACGCCGAGCTCGTGGCCAAGGGGCTGAAGCTCGACCTGACCCGGGGCAAGCCGTCTGCGGCCCAGCTGGATCTGTCCAACGGCCTGCTGGACCTGCCAGGAAGGGACTCGTTCAAAGACGGCGACGGCACCGACACCCGCAACTACGGCGGTCTCCACGGCCTGCCCGAACTGCGGGCCATCTTCGGCGAGCTGCTCGGCATCGGCGTGCCGAACCTGATCGCGGGCAACAACGCAAGCCTGGAGTTCATGCACGACGTCGTGACGTTCACGATGCTGCACGGCGGCGTCGATTCGCCGCGGCCCTGGGCCGCCGAGGAAGCGGTGAAGTTCCTTTGCCCAGCGCCCGGATACGACCGGCACTTCGCGATCACCGAAACCCTCGGCATCGAGATGATCACCGTGCCGATGCAGGAGGACGGTCCGGACGTCGACCTGATCGAGGAACTCGTCGCCGTCGATCCGGCCATCAAGGGCATGTGGTGCGTGCCGGTCTACTCGAACCCGACCGGGGTCACCTTTTCATGGGAGAAGGTGCGGCGGCTCGTTCAAATGCGCACCGCTGCAACCGACTTCCGGCTGATATGGGACAACGCCTACGCGGTGCACACGCTGACCCACGATTTCGAGCCCAACATCGACGTCCTGGGTCTGGCCGAAGCAGCGGGCAACCCGAACCGGCCGTTGGTGTTCGCGTCGACCTCGAAGATCACCTTCGCCGGTGCCGGGGTCGGCTTCTTCGGTGGCTCGCTGGGAAACATCGCCTGGTATCTGCAGTACGCGGGCAAGAAGACGATCGGACCGGACAAGGTGAACCAGCTGCGTCATCTGAAGTTCTTCGGCGACGCTGACGGCGTGCGCCTGCACATGCAGCGTCACCGGGAGCTGCTGGCCCCGAAGTTCGCGGCCGTGCTCGAGATCCTTTCCGACCGCCTCGGCGAATCGAAGATCGCGTCGTGGACCGAACCCAAGGGCGGTTACTTCGTGAGCCTGGACGTGCTGCCGGGAACCGCGCGCCGCACGATTGCGCTGGCGAAGGATGCCGGAATCGCGGTCACCGAGGCAGGGGCGACGTTCCCGTACCGAAAAGATCCGGAGGACAAGAACATCCGGATTGCGCCCTCGTTTCCTCCGCTGCCTGAACTACGTGAGGCGATGGACGGCCTCGCGACCTGCGCCTTGCTCTCGGCCACCGAGGCGCTGCTGAAGGACTGACTGCGGCTACGACAGCTTCTTGATGACTGCGTTGCCGACCATGGCCACCGAGTTGACGAGGCTGCGCCGGTAGTCATCGCACGTCGGGCACGATTCGATATGGCGCGCAGTGCGTTTCCGTACGAGCACGGTGAACACGCCGTCCCAGCCGGACAGGGTCGCGGCGACCAGTCGCGCAAGCTCGGCCTGGCCGACGATTCGTACCGGCGGTGAGGTGGTGGACGCCGTGATTGTGAGCCCTAATCGCTGCGACGCCAGACTTCCATCCCGGCTGGGAAGGAGTTCCATTCCGTCGGGTAAGCCCACACGGCGCGGGAACCGCCCCATCAGCGATCGCGGGAAACGATGACGCATTCTCCGTGGATCGCCCGTTTTAGTCACATGCCGCGCTGCGGCGTCACCGGCTCTCGGTAGCGTGTGCGAGCGTGGCGCTCTACCGCAAGTACCGACCTGCGACTTTCGCGGACGTGGTTGGTCAGGAGCACGTGACCGAGCCGCTGTCGACCGCGCTGACGGCCGGTCGCATCAATCACGCCTATCTCTTCTCCGGGCCGCGCGGGTGCGGGAAGACGTCGTCGGCACGCATCCTGGCGCGCTCGCTGAACTGCGAGCAGGGGCCGACGGCCACCCCGTGCGGGGTGTGCGATTCGTGCGTGGCGCTCGCGCCGAGCGGCGGCGGCAGTGTCGATGTGACCGAGCTCGACGCGGCCAGTCACGGCGGCGTGGACGACACCCGCGAACTTCGCGATCGAGCCTTCTACGCACCGGCGCATTCCAGGTACCGGATCTTCATCGTCGACGAGGCGCACATGGTCACCACGGCCGGCTTCAATGCGCTGCTGAAGATCGTCGAGGAGCCGCCGGAGCACCTGATCTTCGTGTTCGCCACCACCGAGCCGGAAAAGGTGTTGCCGACCATTCGTTCGCGCACCCACCACTACCCGTTCCGGTTGTTGGCACCGCGGACCATGCGTTCGCTGCTCGAGCGCATCTGCGCGCAGGAGAGCGTGACGGTCGACGATGCGGTGTACCCGCTCGTCATCCGTGCCGGCGGAGGTTCGCCGCGCGACACGCTCTCGGTGCTCGACCAGTTGTTGGCAGGTGCGGAAAGCAATCAGGTCAGCTACCCGCGCGCCCTTGCGCTGCTCGGTGCCACCGACGTGGCACTGATCGACGACGCGATCGATGCGCTGGCTGCGGGGGACGCCGCGGCACTGTTCGGTGCCGTCGAAGGAGTGATCGACGCGGGACATGACCCGCGACGGTTCGCCACCGATCTGCTGGAACGGTTCCGCGATCTCATTGTGCTGCAGTCGGTTCCAGACGCGGTCGCGCGCGGGGTGGTGGACGGTCCCGAGGATGTGCTGGAGCGGATGCGTGACCAGTCCACCCGGGTCGGTATCGCGACGCTGACCCGTTACGCCGAGGTGGTGCACGCCGGACTTGGTGAGATGCGGGGGGCCACCGCGCCGCGACTGCTGCTCGAGGTGGTGTGCGCGCGGCTACTGCTGCCGTCGGCCAGCGACACCGAGTCCGCGCTGTTACAGCGCGTCGAGCGCATCGAGACCCGGCTGGACATGTCGATCCCGCAGGGTGAGCAGTCCGGCGCGCCGAAGCAGTACAGCCGTAAGAGCAAGGCCGAACCGGTCGAGTCCACGCCCGAGCCAGTCGAGTCCAGGCCCGAACCGAAGTCCACGCCGGAGGTGAAGCCGGCGCCGGAGCCGACAGTGGTCGTCGAGCCGACACCCATGCCCGAACCTGTTGCCCAGCGGAGGCCGGAACCGGAGCCCGAGCCGCCGCCGACCTCACCTCCGCCGGTGCGGCAGCCCGCCGATCCCGTCGTGGCGGCGCCTCCGCCGGCGGCCGTCACCGGTGAGCCGAATGCCGCTGCGGTGCGCAGCATGTGGACGACCGTGCGCGACAAGGTCCGTCAGCGTAGCCGCACCACCGAGGTGATGTTGGCGGGCGCGATCGTCCGCGCCGTCGAGGGCGACACTCTGGTGCTGAGCCACGAGTCCGCGCCGCTGGCCAAGCGGCTGACCGAACAGCGAAACGCCGATGTGATCCGCGAGGCGCTCAAGGACGCGCTCGGTGTCGACTGGAAGATCCGATGCGAAACCGGCCCGGCCGGGCCGCCGTCGGCCCAAGAACCCGAGCAGCCGGTGGCCGCCTCCTCGGCTCCGCAGCGGGACGACGACGAGGAGAGCATGCTCGCCGAGGCGGGCAGCGACACGTCGGACACACCGCGACGCGATCCCGAGGAGGTCGCGCTCGAGCTACTCCAGAACGAACTCGGCGCCCGTCGTATCGAGGGCGGTTAAGGGGTCCACCACGGGCGCAGCGGGAGCCCGCCGTCGTTGCCGAGCGCATCCACCTTGACCGCCAGGACCTGGTGCAGCTGAATGACATTCGTCTCGAAGCCGACGCGCGATCCGGCCATGTAGAGACCCCACACCCTGGCGGTCGGCAGCCCGACTTCCTCGACCGCTTCGTCCCAATGCTCGACGAGATACCGGCACCAGTCGCGCAACGTCAGCGCGTAGTGATGGCGCAGGTTTTCCTCGTGCACCACCTCGAGGCCGATGTTCTGCATCTCGGTGATGATGCGCCCCGACCCGGTGAGCTCGCCGTCGGGAAAGACGTAGCGGTCGATGAACGCGTCCGCCGACGCGGTTGTCTTGTTCTCGGGTCGGGTGATGCAGTGGTTGAGCAGCAGTGCGCCGTCACGCATCTTGGACTGCAGGAACCGGAAGTATGCAGGGTAGTTGTGCACACCGATGTGTTCGGTCAGTCCGATCGAGGAGACCGCGTCGAAGCCGGACTCGCGGACGTCGCGATAGTCGCTGTGGCGCACCTCGGCGAGGTCTGACAGACCCTGCTCAGCGATGGCGTTCCGCGCCCACTCGGCCTGTTCCTTGGACAGCGTGACGCCGATCGCCTTGACTCCGTGGCGCGCGGCGTAGCGAACCATCCCACCCCAGCCGCAGCCCACGTCGAGCAGGCGGTCGCCCGGCTTCAGCTGCAACTTCTCGAAGACCAGCCGGTATTTGTTCTCCTGCGCCTCTTCGAGCGACGCATCGGCGTCGGGATAGCAGGCGCAGGTGTATGTCATCGACGGTCCGAGCACCCACTCGTAGAACTTGTTCGACACGTCGTAGTGGTGGTGGATCGCCTCGGCGTCGCGAGTCTTGCTGTGCCGCAGGCCTTCCACTGTTCGCCGCCACCGAGGCAACGCCTCCTGGGGCGGCGGGGCGATCGGCTTGAAATGCTCGAGTCCGATGGAGCGCAGGACATTTGCCAGCACTCGGGCGGGTGGACGCTTGAAGTCCATGTTGTCGCGGGTGGCCAGCGCCTTGAGCAATTCGTATGGGTCGCCGGGGTGTACGCCGAGCGGCTGGAGGTCGCCCGATACGTAGGCGCGCGCCAGCCCGAGCTCACCGGGGGCGGTCGCGAGATAGGTGGTGCCGCGAGGGGTCAGCAGGTCGAGCCCGAGCTCGGCGTCCTCCGGGCCCGCCGCACTCCCGTCGTAGGCCGTGAACTTCAGCCGGGTATGGCCCGAGGCGAAGATCTCCAGAATCTCTGCCAGCGAGAGTTTTCCGGTCGCTGCGTGTGTCGACTGTTCCTTGAACGTTGTCATCGCCTTTGCACCGCCTTTGCGTACAGGTCGAGGAGTCGTGAATCCGGGTCGTAGGTCTTCTTGACTGTCTTGTACGTTTCTCCACCATAGAGTTCGTCGAACTCATCGGGACTGTAGTACGCATCGGAGTACAGCGACTTGTGTCCGTCGAGATCGCTGACCTTGCGCTCGATCAACTTGTTGGTATGACCTACTTCTCCGGGGAACCCGGGCCCCACTGGCACCGACGACCAGAAGCCGATGTTGACGTACGTGTGGTGCGGGCGAATCGGATACAGCGGCCACGTGGCTTCGTCCCGGAGCCGCAACGGGCACAACCAGATCGGCTCGATCGGCACGTTGTCCAGGAACCACGCCAGGAATTCCGCTGCGCGCGGCAAGGGGACCTCGACGTCCTGCACGACCCGCTCGAGCGGTGGCCTGCCGTTGCGCTTCTCGATCCTGTCGGCGATGTTGAACCGTTGGTCGTAGCCGATCAATTTCCAGTAGAAGCTGCTTCGCCGGTACCGGCGCGGCCAGAACCTGCGGATCCTCGGATCCTGCGCACCGAATGCCCTTGAACACCAGAACCAGTCGGTGTCCCACCGCCACAGGTAGTCGTGGATGGTGAGTCGGTCGTGCTTCTCCCCGTCGGGGTGCTGGATCGAGCGGTAGTAGACCTGCTGGCCGGTGTAATCACTGACCGGACCCGGTGTCCCAGTTTGGAAACCCAGCGTCAGGTAGCTTTCGTCGGCGGAGAACACCACGCCGTCTAGGTAGTCCACCGGTTTGCCGGCTGCTATGTCGGGGTGGCCACCGGTTTCGATGATGCGATCCATCGTCGCGAAGAGATCGGCGATCGTGTGGAATCGCAGATGGCAAAGCTCGACGAACGGCTTGACCTTCTCCAGTTCGATTTTGATGCGAACGGAATATCCCAGCGTGCCATAGGAATTGGGGAACGCATAGAAGAGATCGGAGCAGAGGTTCCGATTAGCCCGCACCACTTCACCGGTGCCGGTGAGGATGTCCATCTCGAGGACCGACTCGTGCGGAAGTCCGTTGCGGAACGACGCCGACTCGATGCCGAGTCCCGTGACCGCCCCACCGAGGGTGATCGTTTTGAGCTGAGGCACCACGAGCGGCGAGAGGCCGTAGGGGAGGGTGGCGGCGACCAGATCCTCGTAGGTGCACATACCGGCTACGTCCGCGGTGCGGTGCTCCGGGTCGACGGCGATGACGTCGCCGAGCCCCGAGACGTCGAGGCCCTTGGTCGTCGTCTTGGCGCGGGCCCGGAACAGATTCGACGTGGGCTTGGCCAGGCGGACCGTGGCATTGGGAGGAATTGCCCGATAGCTGGCAAGCAGCCGCTCGACTCCCGCGGAGTGAGCCGTACGTGCATCGAACTCCACCACAGACACGGATATACGCTAGTCCGCGGTCGCAGACGATGCGACCGCACCGTCCGGAAACCAACCCCCGACCTAGGAGTTTGCACCGATGGGACAGGTCAGCGCGTCGAGCACCGTCATCGTTGACGCCGCACCGGATACCGTGTTGGCGGCCGTCGCCGACTATGCGAACGTGCGCCCCAAGATTCTTTCCCCGCACTACAGCGCCTATCAGGTGCTCGAAGGCGGGCAGGGTGCGGGCACCGTGGCGTCGTGGAAGCTGCAGGCCACAAAATCCCGCGTACGTGAGGTCAAGGCCACTGTCGACGTGGCCGGTCACACGGTGATCGAGAAGGATGCCAACTCGTCGATGATCACCAACTGGACGGTCGCGCCTGCCGGTGAGGGCTCGTCGGTGACGGTCAAGACCTCATGGCAGGGCGCGGGCGGCATCGGCGGGTTCTTCGAGAAGACGTTCGCGCCGTTGGGTCTGCGCAAGATCCAGGGCGAGGTACTGGACAACCTCAAGCAG
It encodes the following:
- a CDS encoding serine hydrolase domain-containing protein — translated: MTKASLLRAEEGLPRHVQGAADPHFGNVVRIFSGLFPGRRFGGGALVVYIDGRPVVDVWTGWSDRLGERAWTADTGAMVFSATKGVAAMVIHRLVDRGLLAYDEPVAHYWPEFGANGKEDITVRDVLRHRSGLAHLKGVTKEELLDHQLMEERLAAAPVDHLRGRQAYHALTYGWILSGLARAVTGLGMRELIRVEVAQPLNTDGLHLGRPPAGSPTKVAQILAPQGTRANPVFDFVAPKVAGLPLSGALGAMYFPGIKSLVQGDIPFLDAEVPAANGVVTARGLARMYAAIANGGSIDGVELLSAELTQGLTGKTKPWPDLNMVVPMPFHLGYHESPIPGMLKGFGHIGLGGTLGWADPATGSAFAFVHDRLLTPMLFDMGSFAGIARPLRNAITAARHAGPVVVPKYGARYRESVTAQKVAGRR
- a CDS encoding NAD(P)H-dependent amine dehydrogenase family protein; the encoded protein is MPNTPYRVVQWTTGNVGKSSVEAIAKNPNYELVGLYAWSKDKAGSDAGELAGIGPLGVKATNDVDELLALKPDAVVYNPMWIDVDELVRILEAGVNVVASASFITGHNLGDGRAKLEEACQRGGSTLFGSGVSPGFAELLAIVAATSCDRIDKITIAESADTTLYDSPDTERPVGFDKHIDDPDLPPMAEKGTAVFAEAVQLVADAIGVELDEIKCVSEYAQTTEDLPMASWTIHAGHVAGVYASWQGIVNGKTVIDINVRWKKGQTLDPDWQIDGDGWKITIDGRPTVNMSVGFLPPQDMIENAKTLEDFFVLGHIMTAMPPIHAIPAVVAAAPGIATYNDLPLPQARGIVSTA
- a CDS encoding TetR/AcrR family transcriptional regulator, with translation MSGRTRGRPPRISREQIVAAARSVATSDLTMQAVADALGVSRKALHYYVGDRAGLLTLMVLDQFERELAPVELPTDDWQATLRAYAVAYRVGLIRVGIGDHATDFTQLRGLSTSAALALADRVLEALLAAGLDPDSARHGLTAASNIAQSAAQTVVAQTASGAHRHRAETTQALAREPRDTYPALRRVLASAQPSERDAETQFEFELDAVVAWLDQILTAG
- a CDS encoding S1C family serine protease, whose translation is MRIFQVRRSLAALLTALVAILALVAPVNPATSTAQPVDPVIAASQVEPAVARIDTEIHYQNAVGNGTGIVLDPGGQVLTNFHVVSGADRITASVAGRSFPAQLVGYDRRRDIAVLQLLGASGLPAAPIGNSAALVEGEPVVALGNAQGSDAPLTQEVGTITAFGRTVTAEDSLTGSSDEITGLIEFAAPVIAGDSGGPVVNSAGQVVGVTTAASVNFRMGPGGKGFAIPINDAMATANQIRAGAPTGTVHIGPPVLLGVGVRTAPSDRPGVLVADVLRGGPAEQAGLVGGDILTVLDGTPVNSATELTYVLDRHYPGDVIDLVWIDGGGQQRTGKAALTPL
- a CDS encoding aminotransferase class I/II-fold pyridoxal phosphate-dependent enzyme, with product MSFQSLGLQELRAQHELQKSNYAELVAKGLKLDLTRGKPSAAQLDLSNGLLDLPGRDSFKDGDGTDTRNYGGLHGLPELRAIFGELLGIGVPNLIAGNNASLEFMHDVVTFTMLHGGVDSPRPWAAEEAVKFLCPAPGYDRHFAITETLGIEMITVPMQEDGPDVDLIEELVAVDPAIKGMWCVPVYSNPTGVTFSWEKVRRLVQMRTAATDFRLIWDNAYAVHTLTHDFEPNIDVLGLAEAAGNPNRPLVFASTSKITFAGAGVGFFGGSLGNIAWYLQYAGKKTIGPDKVNQLRHLKFFGDADGVRLHMQRHRELLAPKFAAVLEILSDRLGESKIASWTEPKGGYFVSLDVLPGTARRTIALAKDAGIAVTEAGATFPYRKDPEDKNIRIAPSFPPLPELREAMDGLATCALLSATEALLKD
- a CDS encoding DNA polymerase III subunits gamma/tau → MALYRKYRPATFADVVGQEHVTEPLSTALTAGRINHAYLFSGPRGCGKTSSARILARSLNCEQGPTATPCGVCDSCVALAPSGGGSVDVTELDAASHGGVDDTRELRDRAFYAPAHSRYRIFIVDEAHMVTTAGFNALLKIVEEPPEHLIFVFATTEPEKVLPTIRSRTHHYPFRLLAPRTMRSLLERICAQESVTVDDAVYPLVIRAGGGSPRDTLSVLDQLLAGAESNQVSYPRALALLGATDVALIDDAIDALAAGDAAALFGAVEGVIDAGHDPRRFATDLLERFRDLIVLQSVPDAVARGVVDGPEDVLERMRDQSTRVGIATLTRYAEVVHAGLGEMRGATAPRLLLEVVCARLLLPSASDTESALLQRVERIETRLDMSIPQGEQSGAPKQYSRKSKAEPVESTPEPVESRPEPKSTPEVKPAPEPTVVVEPTPMPEPVAQRRPEPEPEPPPTSPPPVRQPADPVVAAPPPAAVTGEPNAAAVRSMWTTVRDKVRQRSRTTEVMLAGAIVRAVEGDTLVLSHESAPLAKRLTEQRNADVIREALKDALGVDWKIRCETGPAGPPSAQEPEQPVAASSAPQRDDDEESMLAEAGSDTSDTPRRDPEEVALELLQNELGARRIEGG
- a CDS encoding class I SAM-dependent methyltransferase, whose amino-acid sequence is MTTFKEQSTHAATGKLSLAEILEIFASGHTRLKFTAYDGSAAGPEDAELGLDLLTPRGTTYLATAPGELGLARAYVSGDLQPLGVHPGDPYELLKALATRDNMDFKRPPARVLANVLRSIGLEHFKPIAPPPQEALPRWRRTVEGLRHSKTRDAEAIHHHYDVSNKFYEWVLGPSMTYTCACYPDADASLEEAQENKYRLVFEKLQLKPGDRLLDVGCGWGGMVRYAARHGVKAIGVTLSKEQAEWARNAIAEQGLSDLAEVRHSDYRDVRESGFDAVSSIGLTEHIGVHNYPAYFRFLQSKMRDGALLLNHCITRPENKTTASADAFIDRYVFPDGELTGSGRIITEMQNIGLEVVHEENLRHHYALTLRDWCRYLVEHWDEAVEEVGLPTARVWGLYMAGSRVGFETNVIQLHQVLAVKVDALGNDGGLPLRPWWTP
- a CDS encoding FAD-binding oxidoreductase, with protein sequence MSVVEFDARTAHSAGVERLLASYRAIPPNATVRLAKPTSNLFRARAKTTTKGLDVSGLGDVIAVDPEHRTADVAGMCTYEDLVAATLPYGLSPLVVPQLKTITLGGAVTGLGIESASFRNGLPHESVLEMDILTGTGEVVRANRNLCSDLFYAFPNSYGTLGYSVRIKIELEKVKPFVELCHLRFHTIADLFATMDRIIETGGHPDIAAGKPVDYLDGVVFSADESYLTLGFQTGTPGPVSDYTGQQVYYRSIQHPDGEKHDRLTIHDYLWRWDTDWFWCSRAFGAQDPRIRRFWPRRYRRSSFYWKLIGYDQRFNIADRIEKRNGRPPLERVVQDVEVPLPRAAEFLAWFLDNVPIEPIWLCPLRLRDEATWPLYPIRPHHTYVNIGFWSSVPVGPGFPGEVGHTNKLIERKVSDLDGHKSLYSDAYYSPDEFDELYGGETYKTVKKTYDPDSRLLDLYAKAVQRR
- a CDS encoding SRPBCC family protein; the encoded protein is MGQVSASSTVIVDAAPDTVLAAVADYANVRPKILSPHYSAYQVLEGGQGAGTVASWKLQATKSRVREVKATVDVAGHTVIEKDANSSMITNWTVAPAGEGSSVTVKTSWQGAGGIGGFFEKTFAPLGLRKIQGEVLDNLKQQVEGR